The genomic interval TGTGACAACTGTTACATTCTCATCATCTTTCAGTAATTCACGCATTGCTTTTACGCGATTTGTCAAACTCATTCCTGCTTTATCTCCACGATCATCATCATAGCCTGATACAATTACGAGCGCATTTTTATTCTCACGTTTCGCTCTGATTATTTGTTCCAGATGCCCGACATGACATGGTGCAAATGTTCCAAAGTATACCCCTAAGTCTCTCATTCTATTTCTCCTTTTTTATATTTCTTTTATTATAACAATTAAATTAAATCTTGCACTTTTAAATTTACAAAGATATACGATAAATTAATACAAGTTTTATAATCCTTTAACAATTACGTATTACAATGTAATTAATTGAGGAGGCGCAAGATGAAATTATTAAAGAAAGTGGTTATCGCTTTTTTCGTTATCATCTCTTTACCCGTTTTTATAGAAGTTAGTTCAGAACCTATCAATAATGATTTAATTGCTGAACAAAAAAAAGCTCTGTCAAATGACTAGAGCTTCTCTACTTTAAATAATTTAGGTGCCACTGTAAATAATATTAATAAAATGACGATACATGTAACACCGTTAATAAGTGCAACTTGTCCGTTATACACTAATGAATACAACCAAGCTGGCTGCCCTTTCGGCGCATATGCACCGAAATATACCCATCCCGATATAAAGTGAATAAAATAACGGGCAAAGATGCCGACTGCACTGAATAATATTACTTTCAAATGTGTAACGGGTAAGCTTCTTAATCCGGCTAGTCCAATTAATGTGAACGCAAATGCGTAATCAAGAAAGCCCTGCAATGGGTGTACAATACTTCCTGCTGCATCCCCTAATGCAATTTGGAGCAATCCCCATAAGAAACCTGCTGCCATACCTGCTTTAACACCACGTCTTAATGACAATAGCAGTACAGGCACCATTGAAAAACTTAAACTCATCCCGAAAAATACCATCTTCATTTGAGAATCAATAAAATCCAGCACCATCGCAAATGCCGCCATCATCGCGATTTCTAATAATACAACCGTTCTTCCTCTGTTCATAACCAACATCCTTTCTATTGCTTATGAACCAGAAGCCACATTCCTGCGCAAGCATTACCTTACAGGTTCAAGCGTTTAATCTCAGCACAATCGGCACCGCTTGTGGTTCATAGCACCTCTATTTTACACAAGTTAAATATTTTTTCAATACATGCATTAATATTTTGAAAAAAGATATGCGTTAAACAAGTTATTTTACACAAAAATAATAAATAATTAATAAATTTGTTTTGACGTTTTAAAGCGTTTTCATT from Macrococcus armenti carries:
- the thiT gene encoding energy-coupled thiamine transporter ThiT, yielding MNRGRTVVLLEIAMMAAFAMVLDFIDSQMKMVFFGMSLSFSMVPVLLLSLRRGVKAGMAAGFLWGLLQIALGDAAGSIVHPLQGFLDYAFAFTLIGLAGLRSLPVTHLKVILFSAVGIFARYFIHFISGWVYFGAYAPKGQPAWLYSLVYNGQVALINGVTCIVILLILFTVAPKLFKVEKL